From a region of the Solanum stenotomum isolate F172 chromosome 2, ASM1918654v1, whole genome shotgun sequence genome:
- the LOC125854732 gene encoding disease resistance protein RPP13-like has protein sequence MQAFFKDAEKKKEQDNLVQQWVFEITSVANEAVSILEAYSLDAAKDGDHAVGFVDHLKAYACICQKEEKLHNIGKNIQSLKKRVMDMSRKRDTYGITHINNNAEERSSNRANDLSSTSIRTLRRAVSYADEDQLFVGFQEVFQRLLDELLKKESRRNVISIYGMGGLGKTTLARNLYNSPSLITTFQTRAWICVSQQYSTQDLLRSIIKSIEGCSEEMLKMLKEMTERDLETHLRNLLKERKYLVVVDDVWHREAWESLKRALPDNKNGSRVILTTRKEDVAERVDGKGFSHKLRFLNNEESWDLLCKKLHPENKMVGAYLFSPSMERLAMEMVDKCRGLPLAIVVLGGLLSYRKGVDEWQKVKTHLWQHMKNDSVEITHILSLSYSDLSFELKQCFLYIGIFQEDHVIDTEKLMYLWLAEGFIPRIREEHMEDIAENFLHELISRSLIQVAETFFDKILTCRIHDLLRDLAVQKAMEVNLFDIYDPRVNLVTPFRHRHAIHTQTQRYLSLDLSELKVRSILLLDKEFKHLDDKKFIKLCTTFLHLYVLDLENIYIVGNKLPVAIGNLVHLKILGLSNTNLFKLPSSIGKLKNLQTLDALIDDCCPCKLPSQITQLTNLRHLITRYEVPLQVDGLTNLRTLKFIRCDQWKHTDASGLVNLQELGMEKIEKSYSLKSIGSLKSLTTLFLVCSYGETFPPLDPLSSCENLQRLWLSGRIEEVAIVNNLPKSITVLVLQSTALFTGLEEDPMPILGKLPNLKHLELSRAYNGKKITCNGNSFGQLETLRLGDLKNLESWHIHTTAMSVLKSLTIFGCLELKKIPERLEHIAVLDGNQSQREYYYQFPN, from the exons ATGCAAGCTTTCTTCAAAGATGccgaaaaaaagaaagaacaagatAACCTCGTGCAGCAGTGGGTATTTGAAATCACGTCTGTTGCTAATGAAGCTGTGTCCATCTTAGAAGCATACAGTTTGGATGCGGCAAAAGATGGTGATCATGCTGTTGGATTTGTTGATCATCTTAAGGCTTATGCTTGCATCTGTCAGAAGGAGGAGAAATTACACAACATTGGGAAGAACATCCAGTCCCTCAAGAAAAGAGTCATGGATATGTCTCGAAAACGAGATACCTATGGCATTACTCACATCAATAATAATGCTGAAGAAAGATCAAGTAATAGGGCAAATGATCTGTCTTCCACATCAATAAGAACATTGAGGAGAGCAGTGTCCTATGCAGATGAAGATCAACTCTTTGTTGGCTTTCAAGAGGTCTTTCAAAGACTACTTGATGAACTTCTCAAAAAGGAGTCTCGCCGAAATGTCATTTCAATTTATGGCATGGGTGGGTTGGGAAAGACCACTCTCGCAAGAAACCTGTATAACTCCCCAAGTCTAATCACTACCTTTCAAACTCGTGCTTGGATATGCGTCTCTCAACAGTATAGTACCCAAGACCTCCTTCGGAGTATCATAAAATCTATCGAAG GTTGCAGTGAAGAAATGCTAAAAATGCTGAAGGAGATGACGGAGAGAGATCTAGAAACTCACCTCCGTAATCTATTGAAAGAGCGCAAATACCTTGTGGTGGTTGATGATGTATGGCATCGAGAAGCCTGGGAGAGCCTGAAAAGAGCCTTACCGGATAACAAAAATGGCAGTAGAGTTATCCTAACGACACGAAAGGAGGACGTGGCTGAAAGAGTCGATGGCAAAGGTTTCTCCCATAAACTTCGATTTCTAAATAATGAAGAAAGTTGGGACCTTTTATGCAAGAAACTACATCCAGAGAATAAGATGGTTGGTGCTTACTTGTTCTCCCCATCAATGGAAAGGCTAGCTATGGAAATGGTGGACAAGTGCAGAGGATTACCACTTGCTATTGTGGTACTAGGTGGGCTACTTTCCTACAGAAAGGGAGTGGATGAATGGCAAAAGGTGAAGACACATCTTTGGCAGCATATGAAGAATGACTCTGTTGAGATAACTCACATCCTATCATTGAGCTACAGTGATTTGTCATTTGAGCTTAAGCAATGCTTTTTATACATTGGCATTTTCCAAGAAGATCATGTGATCGACACTGAAAAGTTGATGTATCTGTGGCTGGCAGAGGGATTCATACCAAGAATTAGAGAAGAACATATGGAGGATATTGCAGAAAACTTCCTACATGAGCTAATAAGTCGAAGCTTGATTCAAGTTGCGGAGACATTCTTTGATAAAATTCTTACATGTAGGATACACGACCTACTTCGGGATCTTGCTGTACAGAAAGCCATGGAGGTTAACTTGTTTGACATTTATGATCCAAGAGTAAACTTGGTCACCCCATTTCGTCACCGACATGCTATTCACACGCAAACTCAAAGGTATCTGTCACTTGATCTCTCAGAATTGAAGGTAAGGTCAATATTGCTCCTTGACAAAGAATTTAAGCACTTGGATGATAAAAAGTTTATAAAGTTATGTACAACGTTCCTGCATTTATATGTGCTGGACTTGGAGAATATCTATATTGTCGGGAATAAACTGCCTGTTGCTATTGGCAATTTGGTACACCTCAAGATCTTAGGCTTGTCTAACACCAATCTTTTCAAACTCCCATCCTCCATTGGCAAACTAAAAAACCTACAAACGCTGGATGCACTGATTGATGACTGTTGCCCATGCAAATTACCTTCTCAGATAACCCAGCTCACAAATTTGAGACATTTAATTACTCGATATGAGGTTCCTTTGCAAGTTGACGGGCTGACAAATCTACGAACTCTGAAATTTATTCGTTGTGATCAGTGGAAACATACTGATGCTTCTGGTTTAGTCAACCTTCAAGAATTGGGCATGGAAAAGATTGAGAAATCTTACTCTCTAAAATCCATTGGCAGCCTGAAAAGCCTCACCACCTTGTTTCTCGTTTGCAGTTATGGTGAAACTTTTCCTCCCCTTGATCCTCTTTCTTCTTGTGAAAACCTTCAGAGATTGTGGTTATCAGGAAGAATAGAAGAAGTAGCAATTGTAAACAATCTGCCAAAATCCATCACTGTGTTAGTCCTACAGTCTACAGCACTCTTTACAGGACTCGAGGAAGATCCAATGCCAATTCTGGGGAAGCTTCCAAACTTAAAGCATCTTGAGTTATCACGGGCTTACAATGGAAAGAAAATTACTTGTAACGGCAACAGTTTTGGTCAGCTGGAGACCCTTAGACTTGGTGATCTTAAAAATCTAGAAAGCTGGCATATTCACACAACTGCTATGAGTGTTCTTAAAAGTCTGACTATATTTGGGTGTCTGGAGCTGAAGAAAATTCCAGAAAGATTGGAACATATTGCTGTTCTTGATGGTAATCAAAGCCAAAGGGAGTACTATTATCAGTTCCCAAATTAA
- the LOC125855585 gene encoding probable disease resistance protein RF45, which produces MSMICCTTFPHLYVLDLENILFDGNELTNAIGNLVHLKFLGLSNTNVFKLPPSIGKLKSLQTLHALIFDNCSCKLPPQIAQLTNLRHLVSRYEVPLQVDKLTNLRTLKYIRCDQWKDTDASGLVNLQELGMEKIMKSYSLKSIGSLKSLTILFLACQYGETFPSLEPLSSCENIRRLWLSGGIEELADLNKLPKSITVLVLQSAGLEEDPMPILGKFPNLKHLELSRAYKGMKITCKGNSFGQLETLSLVILKN; this is translated from the coding sequence ATGTCTATGATATGCTGTACGACGTTCCCGCATCTATATGTGCTGGACTTGGAGAACATCCTTTTTGATGGTAATGAACTAACTAATGCAATAGGCAATTTGGTACACCTCAAGTTCTTAGGCTTGTCTAACACCAATGTTTTCAAACTCCCACCTTCCATTGGCAAACTAAAAAGCCTACAAACACTGCATGCATTGATATTTGACAATTGCTCATGCAAACTACCTCCTCAGATAGCCCAGCTCACAAATTTGAGACATTTAGTTTCTCGATATGAGGTTCCTTTGCAAGTTGACAAGCTGACAAATCTACGAACTCTTAAATATATTCGTTGTGATCAGTGGAAAGATACTGATGCTTCTGGTTTAGTCAACCTTCAAGAATTGGGCAtggaaaaaattatgaaatcttACTCCCTAAAATCCATTGGCAGTCTGAAAAGCCTCACCATATTGTTTCTAGCTTGCCAATATGGTGAAACTTTTCCATCCCTTGAACCTCTTTCTTCTTGTGAAAACATTCGCAGATTGTGGTTATCAGGGGGAATAGAAGAATTAGCTGATTTAAACAAGCTGCCGAAATCTATCACTGTGTTAGTCCTACAGTCTGCAGGACTCGAGGAAGACCCAATGCCAATTCTGGGAAAATTTCCAAACTTAAAGCATCTTGAGTTATCGCGGGCTTACAAGGGAATGAAAATTACTTGCAAGGGCAACAGTTTTGGTCAGCTGGAGACCCTAAGCTTGGTAATCTTGAAAAACTAG
- the LOC125854742 gene encoding disease resistance protein RPP13-like has product MAGAVVSYAIRKLDDFLIEEVSLRQNVRENVIWLRNELSFMQAFLKDAEKKQAQDNLVQQWKHSLDAAKDGDPTVGFVDRLKACSCIIQKQAKFHNIGKIIQSLKERVMDISRKRGTYGITNNAGEGPSNRPNNQSSMLIRTLRRAVSYADEDQLFVGFQEVFQRLLDELLKKEPRRNVISIYGMGGLGKTTLARNLYNSPSLITTFHTRAWICVSQQYSTPDLLRSIIKSIQGCSEEMLKMLKEMTERDLETHLRNLLKERKYLVVVDDVWHREAWESLKRALPDNKNGSRVILTTRKEDVAERVDDKGFSHKLRFLNNEESWDLLCKKLHPENKMVGAYLFSPSMERLAMEMXVDGKGFSHKLRFLSKEESWDLLCKKLHPENTMVGADLFSPSMESLAKEMVEKCRGLPLAIVVLGGLLSYRKGVDGWQKVKTHLWQHMKNDSVEITHILSLSYNDLSFELKQCFLYIGIFQEDHVISAEKLMHLWLAEGFIPRIGEEHMEDIAENFLHELISRNLIQVMETFFDKILTCKIHDLLRDLAIQKSMEVNLYDIYDPIVNSVTPFRLRHAIHAQTQRYLSLDFSKLKVRSILFFEKEIKFLDHSKMSMIFCTMFPHLYVLDLVNIHFDGNALPDAIGNLVHLKFLGLRNTNLFKLPPSIGKLKCLQTLEASIVDNDSCKLPPQVSQLTNLRHLVVRYEDPLQVDRLTNLQTLKYICCDQWKDTDASSLVNLQELGMEKIKKSFSLKSIGSLKSLTTLFLVCQYGETFPPFKPLSSCENLQRLWLSGGIEELADLEKLPKSITVLVLERAVLKEDPMPILGEFPNLKHLELSWAYKGKDITCKSNSFGQLETLTLGNLENLVSWRLHTTAMSVIKSLSIFWCPNLKKIPERMEHIAVIDDNQSQREYYHRFPN; this is encoded by the exons ATGGCTGGTGCAGTTGTGTCCTATGCAATTCGTAAACTGGATGATTTTCTCATAGAGGAAGTTTCCCTGCGCCAAAATGTGAGAGAGAATGTTATTTGGCTGAGAAATGAACTGTCTTTCATGCAAGCTTTCCTCAAAGATGCCGAAAAAAAGCAAGCACAAGATAACCTCGTGCAGCAATGG AAACACAGTTTGGATGCGGCAAAAGATGGTGATCCTACTGTTGGATTCGTTGATCGTCTCAAGGCTTGTTCTTGCATCATTCAGAAACAGGCCAAATTCCACAACATTGGGAAGATCATCCAGTCCCTCAAGGAAAGAGTCATGGATATCTCTCGAAAACGAGGTACCTATGGTATAACTAACAACGCTGGAGAAGGGCCAAGTAATAGGCCAAACAATCAGTCTTCCATGTTAATAAGAACATTGAGGAGAGCAGTGTCCTATGCAGATGAAGATCAACTCTTTGTTGGCTTTCAAGAGGTCTTTCAAAGACTACTTGATGAACTTCTCAAAAAGGAGCCTCGGCGAAATGTCATTTCAATTTATGGCATGGGTGGGTTGGGCAAGACCACGCTTGCGAGAAACCTATATAACTCCCCAAGTCTAATAACTACCTTCCACACTCGTGCCTGGATATGTGTCTCTCAACAGTATAGCACCCCAGATCTCCTTCGGAGTATCATAAAATCTATTCAAGGTTGCAGTGAAGAAATGCTAAAAATGCTGAAGGAGATGACGGAGAGAGATCTAGAAACTCACCTCCGTAATCTATTGAAAGAGCGCAAATACCTTGTGGTGGTTGATGATGTATGGCATCGAGAAGCCTGGGAGAGCCTGAAAAGAGCCTTACCGGATAACAAAAATGGCAGTAGAGTTATCCTAACGACACGAAAGGAGGACGTGGCTGAAAGAGTCGATGACAAAGGTTTCTCCCATAAACTTCGATTTCTAAATAATGAAGAAAGTTGGGACCTTTTATGCAAGAAACTACATCCAGAGAATAAGATGGTTGGTGCTTACTTGTTCTCCCCATCAATGGAAAGGCTAGCTATGGAAATGNGAGTCGATGGCAAAGGTTTCTCCCATAAACTTCGTTTTCTAAGTAAAGAAGAAAGTTGGGACCTTTTATGCAAGAAACTACATCCAGAGAATACGATGGTTGGTGCTGACTTGTTCTCCCCATCAATGGAAAGTCTAGCAAAGGAAATGGTGGAGAAGTGCAGAGGCTTACCACTTGCCATTGTGGTACTAGGTGGGTTACTTTCCTACAGAAAGGGGGTGGACGGATGGCAAAAGGTGAAGACACATCTTTGGCAGCATATGAAGAATGACTCTGTTGAGATCACTCACATCCTATCATTGAGTTACAATGATTTGTCATTTGAGCTCAAGCAATGTTTTCTATACATTGGCATTTTCCAAGAAGATCATGTGATTAGCGCTGAAAAGTTGATGCATCTGTGGCTGGCAGAGGGATTCATACCAAGAATTGGAGAAGAACATATGGAGGATATTGCTGAAAATTTCCTACATGAGCTAATAAGTCGAAACTTGATTCAAGTGATGGAGACATTCTTTGATAAAATTCTTACATGTAAGATACACGACCTTCTTCGGGATCTTGCCATACAAAAGTCCATGGAGGTTAACTTGTATGACATTTATGATCCAATAGTAAACTCGGTCACTCCATTTCGTCTCCGACATGCTATTCATGCGCAAACTCAAAGGTATCTTTCACTTGATTTTTCTAAATTGAAGGTTAGATCAATATTATTCTTTGAAAAGGAAATTAAGTTCTTGGACCACAGTAAAATGTCAATGATATTCTGTACGATGTTCCCACATCTATATGTGCTGGACTTAGTGAACATCCATTTTGATGGGAATGCACTACCTGATGCTATAGGTAATTTGGTACACCTCAAGTTCTTAGGCTTGCGTAATACCAATCTATTCAAACTCCCACCATCTATTGGCAAACTAAAATGCCTACAAACACTGGAAGCATCGATAGTTGACAATGACTCATGCAAACTACCTCCTCAGGTATCCCAGCTCACAAATTTGAGACATTTAGTTGTTCGATATGAGGATCCTTTGCAAGTTGACAGGCTAACAAATCTACAAActcttaaatatatttgttgTGATCAGTGGAAAGATACTGATGCTTCTAGTTTAGTCAACCTTCAAGAATTGGGCatggaaaaaattaagaaatcttTCTCCCTAAAATCCATTGGCAGTCTGAAAAGCCTCACCACCTTGTTTCTAGTTTGCCAATATGGTGAAACTTTTCCTCCCTTTAAACCTCTTTCTTCTTGTGAAAACCTTCAGAGATTGTGGTTATCAGGGGGAATAGAAGAACTAGCAGATTTAGAGAAGCTACCTAAATCCATCACTGTGTTAGTCCTAGAGCGTGCAGTACTCAAGGAAGATCCAATGCCAATTCTGGGAGAGTTTCCAAACCTAAAGCATCTTGAGTTATCATGGGCTTACAAGGGAAAGGACATTACTTGCAAAAGCAACAGTTTTGGTCAGCTGGAGACCCTTACACTTGGTAATCTTGAAAATCTAGTAAGCTGGCGTCTTCACACAACTGCTATGAGTGTGATTAAAAGTTTGAGTATATTTTGGTGTCCGAATCTGAAGAAAATTCCAGAAAGAATGGAACATATTGCAGTGATTGATGATAATCAAAGCCAAAGGGAGTACTATCATCGGTTCCCAAATTAA
- the LOC125855584 gene encoding disease resistance RPP8-like protein 3, producing MNLGYIKKFMTFCKTFPHLYVLDLENIRFYGGELPDAIGNLVHLKFLGFSNTSISKLPPSIGKLKGLQTLDALTVDHCSCELPPQVTQLTNLRHLITRYEVPLQVDKLTNLRTLKYIRCDQWKDTDAAGLINLQELGMERIRKSYSLKSIGSLKSLSTLFLVCQYGETFPPLEPLSSCENLYRLFLSGGIEELADLNKLPKSITVLVLQSAGLEEDPMPIMGKFPNLKHLELSRAYKGKKITCKCNSFGQLETLRLGNLENLDSWHLDTTAMSPIKSLSIFECPELKKIPERMEHVVVHENNQRRRDYYYRFPIN from the coding sequence atgaacttggGCTATATTAAAAAGTTCATGACATTCTGTAAGACATTCCCGCATCTATATGTGTTGGACTTGGAGAACATCCGATTTTATGGTGGTGAATTACCTGATGCTATAGGCAATTTGGTACACCTCAAGTTCTTAGGCTTTTCTAATACCAGTATTTCCAAACTCCCACCTTCTATAGGCAAACTAAAAGGTCTACAAACGCTGGACGCGTTGACAGTTGACCATTGCTCTTGCGAACTACCTCCTCAGGTTACCCAGCTCACTAATTTGAGACATTTAATTACTCGATATGAGGTTCCCTTGCAAGTTGACAAGCTGACAAATCTACGAACTCTTAAATATATTCGTTGTGATCAGTGGAAAGATACTGATGCTGCTGGTTTAATCAACCTCCAAGAATTGGGCATGGAAAGAATTAGGAAATCTTATTCCCTAAAATCCATTGGCAGCCTGAAAAGCCTCTCCACCTTGTTTCTAGTTTGCCAATATGGTGAAACTTTTCCTCCCCTTGAACCACTTTCTTCTTGTGAAAACCTATACAGATTGTTTTTATCAGGTGGAATAGAAGAACTAGCAGATTTAAACAAGCTGCCAAAATCCATCACTGTGTTAGTCCTACAGTCTGCAGGACTCGAGGAAGATCCAATGCCAATTATGGGGAAATTTCCAAACTTAAAGCATCTCGAGTTGTCAAGGGCTTACAAGGGGAAAAAAATTACTTGCAAGTGCAACAGTTTTGGTCAACTGGAGACCCTTAGACTTGGTAATCTTGAAAATCTAGATAGCTGGCATCTTGACACAACTGCAATGAGTCCGATTAAAAGTTTGAGTATATTTGAATGTCCGGAGCTGAAGAAAATTCCAGAACGAATGGAACATGTTGTGGTACATGAGAATAATCAAAGGCGAAGGGACTACTATTATAGGTTCCCAATTAACTAG